AAACGCTCCGACAATCGCACCAACCCAACACATCAAGGGGATAATGTACTCCAACAGCAATTCGCGAGAAGCTAACCAAAGCTGCGAATCCAATCAGATACCACATCGTCTTGGGATATTGATATGACAAGTGGATGGCCATTGCCACCGAATTGGCTGCATGCGACGAAGGGAACGACAACCCCTTGCGAACAGTTGACCAGCAAATGAAGCGGCTTAGTGTGTGGCAGGGGCGAATGCGGCCCACCAACGGTTTGATTAGCTGTGCCGAAAGTTGATCCGCAAGCGCGACTGTTACGATACACGCAATCGCGGCGATACGTTCTTGCTTTTTCCCGAATATCAAGAGCCCCAAGACTATTACAGCAAACACGCCGCGAAGAAACCAGTGATTGGTCGCGATTGGCATGATAAAATCAAACACCGGATTCACGATGCCGCTGTTCAGGAAAACGAAAACCGCAGAGTCAATCTCGACGAGCCAATCAAGCATGAGCAGCCCTGTTATCTCCGCCACAATCTTGCCGTGAGAGCGGTCTCGCAGTGACAGCACCGAACTCCTCGAATCGCGATAGGCGAATGGAGCTTAGTAATTC
This bacterium DNA region includes the following protein-coding sequences:
- a CDS encoding phosphatase PAP2 family protein; translation: MLSLRDRSHGKIVAEITGLLMLDWLVEIDSAVFVFLNSGIVNPVFDFIMPIATNHWFLRGVFAVIVLGLLIFGKKQERIAAIACIVTVALADQLSAQLIKPLVGRIRPCHTLSRFICWSTVRKGLSFPSSHAANSVAMAIHLSYQYPKTMWYLIGFAALVSFSRIAVGVHYPLDVLGWCDCRSV